The following are encoded in a window of Psilocybe cubensis strain MGC-MH-2018 chromosome 4, whole genome shotgun sequence genomic DNA:
- a CDS encoding DnaJ-like protein subfamily C member 3 (DnaJ homolog subfamily C member 3), with translation MRLFALSPLLLLLANQASADTGLYPPGLQPLITKANVLLSSGMFNEAAKVYSEAIEQSPADYLLYYKRATAYYSLQRHNSALEDFDKVLSLTSNTFDNAHLMKARIFTREGHFSLAKTSFSAYVKAKGKDKEAEELEADMLEGEKLRTKTEKERNAELWNACVESASQALRVASHSLEIRTWRAECSLAAGDIESSVGDLTRLSHLLQPSTQLLTHIFRLSYFLLSPSPAPLNTLKQCLHYDPDSKPCLSLRRMLKSFEKSFAQLDDLLGKSDWRGIIKLLLTPEGGKNGDLWKRWEEAMLSNVGEEKEVLPLVPPTLIQASIPQPAPTSAKKGKKTPRIHLPLASKVSPQRQKLVRALCKSYTHLADTVKSSADYKTQMERWCDELLTLDGCNEDVDGLVGRGEALLAKEEWEDAVRTLERAFESSGRSDREIHQRLQKAQKLLKQSKQKDYYKIIGVSRDADQKTIKKAYRKAAKSAHPDKGGSEAKMALLNEAYEVLSNPELRQRFDNGEDPMDPMAQQGGHPFQNGQHPFAHFFQQQAGGFGGQFGGGMPRGFPGGAFPGGQGGFQFHFSHGQ, from the exons ATGAGGCTCTTCGCACTCTCACCTTTGTTGCTTTTGCTAGCCAACCAGGCGTCTGCGGACACTGGTCTCTATCCCCCAGGACTCCAACCTCTCATTACCAAGGCAAATGTGTTACTATCATCGGGCATGTTCAACGAGGCCGCCAAAGTATACTCAGAAGCCATAG AACAATCGCCAGCAGATTATCTCCTCTATTACAAACGCGCCACGGCATACTATTCACTGCAGAGACATAACTCAGCACTTGAAGACTTTGATAAAGTTCTGTCGCTCACCTCCAATACCTTCGATAATGCCCATCTAATGAAGGCACGGATATTCACCCGTGAAGGCCACTTCTCACTTGCCAAGACATCGTTCTCGGCTTACGTCAAGGCAAAAGGCAAGGACAAAGAGGCTGAGGAGCTGGAGGCAGATATGTTAGAGGGAGAAAAGCTTAGAACGAAGACTGAGAAGGAACGTAACGCAGAGCTCTGGAACGCCTGCGTTGAGAGCGCCTCTCAGGCTCTGCGGGTAGCGAGCCACTCCCTGGAAATTAGAACATGGCGGGCGGAATGTTCGCTAGCGGCGGGGGATATTGAGAGTAGTGTTGGCGACCTGAC TCGTCTTTCTCACCTGCTACAGCCATCCACCCAGCTGCTTACCCACATTTTCCGATTATCTTATTTCCTCCTTTCCCCATCTCCAGCTCCTCTTAATACCCTCAAACAATGCCTCCATTACGATCCTGATTCCAAACCATGCCTAAGCCTGCGCCGTATGCTTAAATCCTTTGAGAAATCCTTCGCCCAACTCGATGACCTCCTTGGAAAGTCAGACTGGCGAGGCATCATCAAACTGCTCCTCACCCCAGAAGGCGGCAAGAACGGCGACCTCTGGAAGCGGTGGGAGGAAGCCATGCTCTCCAACGTcggtgaagaaaaagaggttCTCCCCCTTGTACCACCAACACTCATTCAAGCCAGCATTCCCCAACCTGCCCCCACATCCGCGAAGAAGGGCAAAAAGACACCGCGTATTCACCTCCCGCTTGCCTCCAAAGTCTCTCCTCAGCGCCAGAAGCTCGTTCGGGCGCTGTGTAAATCGTACACGCACCTCGCAGACACCGTCAAATCTTCTGCCGATTACAAAACGCAGATGGAGCGCTGGTGTGATGAGCTGTTGACTCTTGACGGATGCAATGAGGACGTTGATGGGCTCGTGGGACGTGGTGAGGCCCTATTGGCGAAAGAAGAGTGGGAGGACGCTGTACGGACACTGGAAAGGGCTTTCGAGAGCAGCGGGCGCTCTGACAGAGAG ATTCATCAACGGTTGCAAAAGGCGCAAAAACTTCTCAAGCAGAGTAAACAAAAGGATTACTACAAAATTATTGGCGTTTCCAGAGATGCAGACCAAAAGACCATCAAGAAAGCTTA CCGGAAAGCTGCGAAGAGCGCACACCCGGACAAGGGCGGGTCAGAGGCCAAAATGGCGCTACTCAACGAGGCGTATGAGGTGCTGTCCAATCCCGAGCTACGGCAGCGCTTCGACAACGGCGAGGACCCAATGGATCCAATGGCGCAGCAGGGCGGGCACCCGTTCCAAAATGGCCAGCATCCGTTCGCTCACTTCTTCCAGCAGCAGGCAGGCGGCTTTGGGGGGCAGTTTGGCGGTGGTATGCCTCGCGGGTTCCCTGGTGGTGCGTTCCCCGGTGGCCAGGGCGGCTTCCAGTTCCATTTCAGCCATGGACAGTAG